A DNA window from Siniperca chuatsi isolate FFG_IHB_CAS linkage group LG6, ASM2008510v1, whole genome shotgun sequence contains the following coding sequences:
- the LOC122878210 gene encoding interferon-induced protein with tetratricopeptide repeats 1B-like isoform X3, with the protein MMSAAQSPTTLSKLEALQCHFTWDLDPNRFKLFRLRDKLEDIGTEEGNSWLGHIYNLRGFIQYKLGFTEDAQSLFSRAAEAFRQMRNTDEGPWLVVNYGNLAWLHHHLGEQAESQAYLSKVDALMNTYPSPSQDELHPEIYVEKAWTLMKCIKDKEAADYFERAIRMQPDMVEWHTSHMLALGSPFNFSNKELEANVLEKMRIAKEQDPESLHLAVHYLEQCAKKGERIKDEARELGRQVLRNPVISCSGMKALLWVYKKYVSVDEAIDLAEEALENHPDVRYLKSCVALCYKWKITSSEESRPEKSVIDRAISLHKEVISLYPHSSFDKKIDLANIYAKSNLDKADGMYQELLKSDLEPKDKQMLYNNYAIYLNFYRQDRDRSITYHMKVVEIPQQSFYRKSSIRVLKKIKEKGRNQRCREIEEFLANLQKP; encoded by the exons ATGATGAG TGCTGCTCAGAGTCCGACAACACTGTCCAAACTGGAGGCCCTGCAGTGCCACTTCACCTGGGATCTGGACCCTAACAGGTTCAAACTTTTCCGACTCAGGGACAAGCTGGAGGACATCGGCACCGAggagggaaacagctggctGGGTCACATTTACAACCTGCGGGGGTTTATTCAGTACAAGCTGGGGTTCACCGAAGACGCCCAGAGTTTGTTCAGCAGGGCTGCAGAGGCCTTCCGCCAGATGAGAAACACAGATGAGGGCCCCTGGTTAGTGGTGAACTACGGGAACCTGGCTTGGCTGCACCACCACCTGGGAGAACAAGCAGAGAGTCAGGCTTACCTGTCGAAGGTCGACGCCCTGATGAATACATACCCATCTCCATCCCAGGACGAGCTCCATCCAGAGATCTACGTGGAAAAAGCCTGGACCCTGATGAAGTGCATCAAAGACAAAGAGGCTGCAGATTACTTCGAGAGAGCCATCAGGATGCAGCCAGACATGGTGGAGTGGCACACCAGCCATATGTTAGCATTAGGCAGTCCCTTTAATTTCAGCAACAAAGAGCTGGAAGCTAACGTCTTGGAGAAAATGAGAATCGCCAAGGAGCAGGATCCAGAGAGCTTGCACCTCGCAGTTCACTACCTTGAGCAATGTGCtaagaaaggagaaagaatCAAAGATGAAGCGCGTGAGTTAGGCAGACAGGTTTTGAGAAATCCCGTCATCAGCTGCAGCGGTATGAAAGCATTACTATGGGTTTACAAGAAATATGTATCTGTTGATGAGGCCATTGATTTGGCAGAGGAGGCTCTGGAAAACCATCCAGATGTACGTTATCTGAAGTCATGTGTTGCACTCTGCTACAAATGGAAGATCACATCTTCCGAGGAAAGTCGCCCAGAAAAAAGCGTGATAGACAGAGCAATCAGTCTCCATAAGGAGGTGATTTCTCTTTACCCTCATTCTTCATTTGATAAGAAAATAGACCTCGCAAATATATACGCAAAGTCAAATCTGGATAAAGCTGATGGGATGTACCAGGAACTGCTAAAAAGCGACCTGGAACCTAAAGACAAACAGATGCTTTACAACAACTATGCAATATATTTAAACTTCTATCGGCAGGATCGTGACAGGTCAATAACATATCACATGAAGGTGGTTGAGATACCACAACAATCCTTCTATCGTAAGAGCAGCATCAGAGTTCTGAAGAAGATTAAAGAAAAAGGCAGGAACCAAAGGTGTAGAGAAATAGAGGAGTTTCTGGCGAACCTGCAAAAGCCATAG